A window from Micromonospora profundi encodes these proteins:
- a CDS encoding GNAT family N-acetyltransferase: protein MSAAIERLGPEDTALVAGRIAGAFTALEVTRWLVPDASKRESVLAGDFEIMVDHAMRHGLVYGTADRSAVAVWFPSVGEPAPPPPDYDARLAAACGEWTDRFQHLDELFAANHPHDDHHHLAFLAVEPDRQGHGLGTALLKHHHAWLDANDMPAYLEASDPRSRDLYARNGYRAREPFRVPDGTPFWPMWREPAGR, encoded by the coding sequence ATGAGCGCGGCCATCGAGCGGCTCGGGCCGGAGGACACAGCCCTGGTGGCCGGCCGGATCGCCGGGGCGTTCACCGCCCTGGAGGTGACCAGGTGGCTGGTCCCGGACGCGAGCAAGCGGGAGTCCGTGCTGGCCGGGGACTTCGAGATCATGGTCGACCACGCGATGCGGCACGGCCTGGTGTACGGAACCGCCGACCGGTCCGCTGTCGCGGTCTGGTTTCCGTCGGTCGGTGAGCCGGCCCCGCCGCCGCCGGACTACGACGCCCGGCTGGCAGCCGCCTGCGGGGAGTGGACCGACCGTTTCCAACACCTCGACGAGCTGTTCGCGGCGAACCACCCCCATGACGACCACCATCACCTGGCCTTCCTGGCGGTCGAGCCGGACCGGCAGGGGCACGGGTTGGGCACCGCGCTGCTGAAGCACCACCACGCCTGGCTGGACGCCAACGACATGCCGGCCTACCTGGAGGCGAGCGACCCCCGCAGCCGGGACCTGTACGCCCGGAACGGCTACCGGGCGCGCGAGCCGTTCCGGGTGCCGGACGGCACGCCGTTCTGGCCGATGTGGCGGGAGCCGGCAGGGCGCTGA
- a CDS encoding APC family permease, translated as MPSTGDRPSNVSEALARGRLGIPSVIFFVLSAAAPLTVVAGVVTTGYGVIGVTGIPLAFLLIAAVLALFSVGYVAMSRRVENAGAFYAYISRGLGRPAGVGAAWMALVAYNALQVGLYGTIGVAAEPVLDRIFGGHPHWSIVALVAWAIVGLLGLLRVDINGLVLAALLVAEIVIVLIFDLGQLGNPAGGEVNFAGFSPDNLFVPGVGAVLVLAILGFVGFESAVVFSEESKDPKRTVPLATYLSVAIVAALYALSSWSMTVAVGSDRIVAEAGEQSVGLIFNLAAAQLGDTAVTIGQVLFLTSVLAAMISFHNTTARYTFALGRERVLPAVFGRTSPRSGAPRAASLAQSALGLLVIVLYAVNGWDPVVKLFFWVGTSGGFGVLLLIATTSVAVIAYFARYGGDETLWRRAIAPGLATLALVVIIWLAVSNFANLLGVAPDSNLRWMLPAVYPVAAALGIGWALLLRRNRPDTYARIGLGAASAAAAARQAEQRSAPLGAEIR; from the coding sequence ATGCCATCGACAGGCGACAGACCCAGCAACGTCTCCGAAGCCCTCGCCCGAGGCCGCCTCGGCATCCCGTCGGTCATCTTCTTCGTGCTCTCCGCCGCCGCGCCGCTGACAGTGGTGGCCGGCGTCGTCACCACCGGGTACGGCGTCATCGGCGTGACCGGCATCCCGCTGGCCTTCCTGCTGATCGCGGCGGTGCTCGCCCTGTTCTCGGTGGGCTACGTGGCGATGTCCCGCCGCGTGGAGAACGCCGGCGCGTTCTACGCCTACATTTCCCGTGGCCTGGGCCGCCCGGCCGGCGTGGGGGCGGCCTGGATGGCACTCGTGGCGTACAACGCGCTCCAGGTCGGGCTCTACGGCACCATCGGCGTCGCCGCCGAGCCGGTCCTCGACCGGATCTTCGGTGGGCACCCGCACTGGTCGATCGTCGCCCTCGTGGCGTGGGCGATTGTCGGCCTGCTCGGCCTGCTCCGGGTGGACATCAACGGCCTGGTGCTGGCGGCGTTGCTTGTCGCCGAGATCGTGATCGTCCTGATCTTCGATCTCGGCCAGCTCGGCAACCCGGCCGGCGGCGAGGTCAACTTCGCCGGGTTCTCGCCGGACAACCTCTTCGTGCCCGGCGTGGGCGCGGTGCTGGTGCTGGCCATCCTCGGATTCGTCGGTTTCGAGTCCGCCGTGGTGTTCAGCGAGGAGAGCAAGGACCCGAAGCGCACGGTGCCGCTGGCGACGTACCTGTCGGTGGCCATCGTCGCCGCCCTGTACGCGCTGTCCTCCTGGTCCATGACCGTCGCGGTCGGGTCGGACCGGATCGTCGCGGAGGCCGGCGAGCAGAGCGTCGGGCTGATCTTCAACCTGGCCGCCGCGCAGCTGGGCGACACCGCTGTCACCATCGGCCAGGTGCTCTTCCTGACCTCGGTGCTGGCCGCGATGATCTCGTTCCACAACACCACGGCCCGGTACACGTTCGCGCTGGGCCGGGAGCGGGTGCTGCCGGCGGTGTTCGGGCGTACCTCACCGCGCAGCGGCGCGCCCCGGGCCGCCTCGCTGGCGCAGAGCGCTCTGGGCCTGCTGGTCATCGTTCTCTACGCCGTCAACGGCTGGGATCCGGTGGTCAAGCTGTTCTTCTGGGTCGGCACCAGCGGTGGCTTCGGCGTGCTTCTGTTGATCGCCACCACCTCGGTGGCCGTGATCGCCTACTTCGCCCGCTACGGCGGTGACGAGACGCTGTGGCGGCGGGCCATCGCTCCCGGCCTGGCCACCCTCGCGCTCGTCGTGATCATCTGGCTGGCCGTGTCGAACTTCGCCAACCTGCTCGGTGTCGCACCGGACTCCAACCTGCGCTGGATGCTGCCGGCCGTCTACCCGGTGGCGGCCGCGCTGGGCATCGGGTGGGCGCTGCTGTTGCGCCGCAACCGTCCGGACACGTACGCCCGGATCGGCCTCGGCGCGGCGAGCGCCGCCGCTGCCGCGCGACAGGCGGAGCAGCGGTCGGCGCCGCTGGGCGCGGAGATCCGATGA
- a CDS encoding GOLPH3/VPS74 family protein, which translates to MLIADEFFLIAHNDSRGKAKLHPAATGLGLAGGLLGELILYGHITVSGGQVAVLDRRPPADALAHTVLDQLIGESQHHAVTTWLSFLAQSATTSVGERLARAGVMRRQESRRLLRTTVSYLPVDLNAVAWPATRLRALLDRPEPPSVPDALLLGLVVAAGLTREVLWSAGPRAHHRLSVLIPALPAPLKELVGHTEAAVGAAVLRGVP; encoded by the coding sequence TTGCTCATCGCTGACGAGTTCTTCCTCATCGCTCACAACGACAGTCGTGGCAAGGCCAAGCTCCATCCGGCGGCGACCGGGCTCGGCCTGGCCGGTGGGCTGCTCGGCGAGCTGATCCTCTATGGACACATCACCGTCTCCGGCGGGCAGGTCGCCGTCCTCGACCGACGTCCACCAGCCGACGCGCTGGCGCACACAGTGCTCGACCAGTTGATCGGCGAGTCCCAGCACCACGCCGTCACCACCTGGCTCAGCTTCCTGGCGCAGAGCGCGACGACCTCGGTGGGCGAGCGGCTGGCCCGGGCGGGTGTGATGCGCCGCCAGGAGAGCCGCCGGTTGCTGCGTACCACTGTCAGCTACCTGCCCGTGGACCTCAACGCCGTGGCGTGGCCGGCCACGCGGCTGCGGGCCCTGCTGGACCGCCCGGAACCGCCGAGCGTGCCGGACGCGCTGCTACTCGGCCTGGTCGTGGCCGCCGGACTGACCCGCGAGGTGCTGTGGAGCGCCGGACCGCGCGCGCACCACCGGTTGAGCGTCCTCATCCCCGCGCTTCCGGCACCTCTGAAGGAACTCGTCGGGCACACCGAAGCGGCCGTCGGCGCCGCCGTGCTGCGCGGCGTTCCGTGA
- a CDS encoding helix-turn-helix domain-containing protein gives MRRRRIARELRQLRERAGMTLDVAARQLDMSKSNLSRIENAQIGIKPRDVRAALALYAVTGADAEALIEIARGAQQRGWWQNYSDVLPEWFEFYVGLEAEAAALRTYEAESVPGLLQTEAYARAIFRRTAGEDGLERKVAARLHRQGVLRRDEPVELSVVLNEAVLLRPVGGPTVMAEQLAHMIQIAQLPNVTIQVLPFAAGGHPAMSTPYVILNFADAADASVVYLDNLTVGLALEDADHVHGYSLLHEELCRMALDPGTSMTRLEEASRNFA, from the coding sequence GTGCGCCGTCGACGCATCGCCCGGGAGCTCCGCCAGCTTCGGGAACGCGCGGGAATGACACTTGATGTGGCCGCCCGCCAACTCGACATGTCCAAGAGCAACCTCTCGCGGATCGAGAACGCGCAGATCGGCATCAAGCCCCGCGACGTCCGGGCGGCACTCGCCCTCTACGCGGTCACCGGAGCGGACGCCGAGGCACTCATCGAGATCGCCCGGGGCGCACAGCAACGCGGCTGGTGGCAGAACTACAGCGACGTGCTGCCGGAGTGGTTCGAGTTCTACGTCGGGCTGGAGGCCGAGGCGGCGGCACTGCGCACGTACGAGGCCGAGTCGGTTCCCGGCCTGTTGCAGACCGAGGCGTACGCCCGGGCCATCTTCCGCCGCACCGCTGGCGAGGACGGCCTGGAGCGCAAGGTCGCGGCCCGGCTGCACCGGCAGGGGGTGCTGCGCCGCGACGAGCCCGTCGAACTGTCGGTGGTGCTCAACGAGGCGGTGCTGCTGCGCCCGGTCGGCGGCCCGACGGTGATGGCCGAACAACTGGCTCACATGATCCAGATCGCCCAGCTACCCAACGTGACAATCCAGGTACTTCCGTTCGCGGCCGGCGGGCACCCGGCGATGAGCACCCCGTACGTGATCCTCAACTTCGCCGACGCCGCCGACGCTTCAGTGGTTTACCTGGATAACCTCACGGTCGGGCTGGCTCTGGAGGATGCCGATCATGTGCACGGGTATAGCCTTCTGCACGAGGAGCTGTGCCGGATGGCACTCGATCCGGGGACATCGATGACCCGTCTCGAGGAGGCTTCTCGTAACTTTGCGTGA
- a CDS encoding DUF397 domain-containing protein, producing the protein MTALDLTRADWRTSTRSSGNGNCVEVATVDGQVAVRDSKDRSGPVLAFGPTTWRLFLRSLGEDQRG; encoded by the coding sequence ATGACGGCGCTCGACCTGACCCGGGCGGACTGGCGCACCAGCACGCGCAGCAGTGGCAACGGAAACTGCGTGGAGGTCGCGACAGTCGACGGTCAGGTCGCCGTCCGGGACAGCAAGGACCGCTCCGGACCGGTGCTCGCCTTCGGCCCGACAACCTGGCGCCTCTTCCTGCGGAGTCTCGGCGAGGACCAGAGAGGCTGA
- the hrpB gene encoding ATP-dependent helicase HrpB yields MLSDVTLDLPVRPALPALTAALDAAGAAVLVAPPGTGKTTLAPLAVADRVDGRVVIAQPRRVAARAAARRMAELLGERVGERVGYAVRGERRVGPATRIEVVTTGLLVRRLHHDPELPGTGAVLLDECHERQLDADLALAFTVEARAALRPDLWLLAMSATPDTDRFAALLGGTSAAPVVRAESALHPVRRIWAPPTRPIAPPGAGPVDRALLDHVAATVRRALREHEGDVLVFLPGAGEIAAVTGRLADLRGTVALLPLHGRQRAAEQDAALRPRGGASDGGRRVVLATALAETSLTVPGVRVVVDAGLSRVPRIDLARGLGALVTVPVSRAAATQRAGRAGREAPGYVYRCWSEATHERLPARPEPEIATADLTGFALELAAWGRPDGVGLALPDPPPAAAMAVARDTLQTLGAIDADGRITARGRAIAAAGAHPRLARALLDGAGRVGADRAAEVVAVLAEDSAAGPGDDLVAGWRRLRGGVDAGATARWRTEVRRLRAALPSYAPRQGRAGSAELTDDLAAGLLVGLAYPERLARVRRPGGSAYLMTGGTAAELAVGSGLTGSDWLAVAVADRSPGAPSARIRRAVPLDEATAREAAGPLLSTRREVGWADGDVVAREVTRLGAIELVARRLDRPDRADVAAALLAGLGQEGLGLLPWTPAARALRERMAFCRHHLGDEWPDVGDEALVAAAPTWLGPELAAARRRADLGRVDVTSALRRLLPWAQAARLDELAPERIEVPSGSRIRVDYADPAAPVLAVKLQETFGWPVAPRVAGGRVPVLLHLLSPAGRPVAVTADLASFWRTGYPQVRSELRGRYPRHPWPEDPGTATPTRRAAPRRR; encoded by the coding sequence GTGCTCTCCGACGTAACCCTGGACCTGCCGGTACGCCCGGCGCTGCCGGCGCTGACGGCCGCGCTCGACGCGGCCGGCGCCGCGGTCCTGGTGGCCCCGCCGGGTACCGGTAAGACGACCCTCGCCCCGCTGGCCGTGGCCGACCGGGTCGACGGGCGGGTGGTCATCGCGCAACCACGCCGGGTGGCGGCGCGCGCCGCGGCCCGCCGGATGGCCGAGCTGCTCGGTGAGCGCGTGGGTGAGCGCGTCGGCTACGCGGTACGCGGTGAGCGCCGGGTCGGCCCTGCCACACGGATCGAAGTGGTCACCACCGGCCTGCTGGTCCGCCGGCTGCACCACGATCCGGAGTTGCCCGGCACGGGCGCCGTGCTGCTCGACGAGTGCCACGAGCGACAGCTCGACGCCGACCTCGCGCTGGCCTTCACTGTGGAGGCGCGGGCCGCCCTCCGGCCGGACCTGTGGCTCCTGGCCATGTCCGCCACCCCGGACACCGACCGGTTCGCCGCGCTGCTCGGCGGCACCAGCGCGGCCCCGGTGGTCCGTGCCGAGTCGGCGCTGCATCCGGTACGACGGATCTGGGCGCCGCCGACCCGGCCGATAGCGCCTCCCGGAGCCGGGCCTGTGGACCGCGCGCTGCTCGACCACGTGGCGGCCACCGTTCGCCGGGCACTGCGCGAGCACGAGGGTGACGTCCTGGTGTTCCTGCCGGGCGCCGGTGAGATCGCCGCTGTCACCGGCCGGCTCGCCGACCTTCGGGGCACAGTCGCGCTGCTGCCGCTGCACGGTCGTCAGCGAGCCGCCGAGCAGGACGCGGCCCTGCGGCCCCGGGGCGGCGCTTCCGACGGCGGGCGGCGCGTGGTGCTGGCGACCGCGCTCGCCGAGACCAGCCTCACCGTGCCGGGCGTGCGGGTGGTGGTGGACGCGGGACTGTCCCGGGTGCCGCGCATCGACCTGGCCCGTGGACTGGGCGCGCTGGTCACCGTGCCGGTCTCCCGGGCCGCCGCCACCCAGCGCGCCGGGCGAGCCGGCCGGGAGGCACCGGGGTACGTCTACCGCTGCTGGTCGGAGGCCACCCACGAGCGTCTGCCCGCCCGGCCGGAGCCGGAGATCGCCACCGCCGACCTGACCGGGTTCGCACTGGAGCTGGCCGCCTGGGGCCGGCCCGACGGGGTCGGACTCGCGCTGCCCGACCCGCCGCCGGCCGCCGCCATGGCGGTGGCCCGGGACACCCTGCAGACGTTGGGCGCGATCGACGCGGACGGTCGGATCACCGCGCGGGGGCGGGCCATCGCCGCTGCCGGCGCGCACCCACGGCTGGCCCGCGCGCTGCTCGACGGCGCCGGTCGGGTCGGCGCCGACCGGGCGGCCGAGGTGGTGGCAGTGCTCGCCGAGGACAGCGCGGCCGGCCCGGGCGACGACCTGGTGGCCGGCTGGCGACGGCTGCGCGGCGGGGTCGACGCGGGCGCCACGGCGCGTTGGCGCACCGAGGTACGCCGGCTGCGCGCCGCGCTGCCCTCCTACGCCCCTCGGCAGGGGCGGGCCGGCTCGGCAGAGCTCACCGACGATCTAGCCGCCGGGCTGCTTGTCGGTCTCGCGTACCCCGAGCGGTTGGCGCGGGTGCGGCGGCCGGGCGGGTCGGCGTACCTCATGACGGGTGGCACCGCCGCGGAGCTGGCGGTCGGGTCGGGGTTGACCGGGTCCGACTGGCTGGCGGTGGCCGTCGCGGACCGCTCCCCCGGCGCTCCGTCGGCGCGGATCCGCCGGGCCGTCCCACTGGACGAGGCGACCGCCCGCGAGGCCGCCGGCCCGCTGCTGTCCACGCGGAGGGAGGTCGGCTGGGCCGACGGGGACGTGGTGGCCCGGGAGGTGACCCGGCTGGGCGCGATCGAGCTGGTGGCGCGTCGGCTGGACCGCCCGGACCGGGCGGACGTGGCGGCGGCGTTGCTTGCCGGTCTGGGCCAGGAGGGGTTGGGGCTGCTGCCCTGGACGCCGGCGGCGCGGGCACTGCGCGAGCGGATGGCGTTCTGCAGGCACCACCTCGGCGACGAGTGGCCGGACGTCGGCGACGAGGCGCTTGTCGCCGCCGCGCCGACCTGGCTCGGCCCGGAACTCGCCGCCGCCCGGCGACGCGCCGACCTGGGTCGGGTCGACGTGACCTCGGCGCTGCGCCGTCTGCTGCCCTGGGCGCAGGCCGCCCGGCTGGACGAGTTGGCCCCGGAGCGCATCGAGGTGCCCAGCGGGTCACGGATCCGGGTGGACTACGCCGACCCGGCGGCGCCGGTGCTGGCGGTGAAACTCCAGGAGACGTTCGGCTGGCCGGTGGCCCCGCGCGTCGCCGGTGGCCGGGTGCCGGTGCTGCTGCACCTGCTCTCCCCGGCGGGCCGGCCGGTGGCGGTCACCGCCGACCTGGCGTCGTTCTGGCGGACGGGCTATCCGCAGGTCCGCTCGGAGTTGCGGGGACGTTATCCGCGCCACCCGTGGCCGGAGGACCCGGGCACCGCGACACCCACCCGGCGTGCCGCGCCCCGGCGGCGCTGA
- a CDS encoding PP2C family protein-serine/threonine phosphatase codes for MTLKLRSVGTSDRGLIRSGNQDALHAGTWLVAVADGMGGMAAGDLASALTIDAVAPLDVETPEDALVAALEGGIALATARISAAVAEDPERQGMGTTLTALLFARTGTCLALAHIGDSRAYLFREGVLKQVTRDDTFVQMLVDQGVITADQASSHPRRAVVTQALQGEDVNPSYATMVPRAGDRWLLCSDGLSNVVRPDTLAEVLTTYPDRDACAGKLIDLALHAGAPDNVTVVVADVVEE; via the coding sequence ATGACCCTGAAGCTGCGTTCCGTGGGAACGAGCGACCGTGGGCTGATCCGCAGCGGAAACCAGGACGCCCTGCACGCCGGCACCTGGCTCGTCGCCGTCGCCGACGGTATGGGCGGAATGGCCGCCGGTGACCTGGCCAGCGCGCTCACCATCGACGCGGTCGCTCCGCTGGACGTGGAGACACCCGAGGACGCCCTGGTGGCCGCGCTCGAAGGCGGCATCGCGCTGGCCACCGCCCGGATCAGTGCGGCTGTCGCCGAGGACCCGGAGCGCCAGGGCATGGGCACCACCCTGACCGCCCTGCTCTTCGCCCGTACCGGCACCTGCCTGGCCCTGGCACACATCGGCGACTCGCGGGCCTACCTGTTCCGCGAGGGTGTGCTCAAACAGGTCACCCGCGACGACACCTTCGTCCAGATGCTTGTCGACCAGGGTGTGATCACCGCCGACCAGGCCAGCAGCCACCCACGCCGGGCGGTCGTCACCCAGGCGTTGCAGGGCGAGGACGTGAACCCGTCGTACGCGACGATGGTGCCCCGCGCCGGCGACCGGTGGCTGCTGTGCAGCGACGGCCTCTCCAACGTCGTCCGCCCGGACACCCTCGCCGAGGTGCTCACCACCTATCCGGACCGGGACGCCTGCGCCGGCAAGCTCATCGACCTGGCGCTGCACGCGGGCGCGCCGGACAACGTCACAGTGGTGGTGGCCGACGTCGTCGAGGAATAG
- a CDS encoding glycoside hydrolase family 9 protein has protein sequence MTPHRRRLLLAAATTLALTGAGAGAAYAAPPPDAPEQIENGDFSAGVSPWFSYGTDALTVTDGRLCTTVPGGLANPWDAGIGQDGVPLIAGAEYTLGFDISATPGTAVKAVLQLGSAPYTTYAAVDAAATGTAQRFEQTFTVPDDNSGAQLIFQVGGSAAAQTVCLDDVSLRGGEPPEPYVPDTGPRVRVNQVGYLPGGPKNATVVTEATEPLPWQLRSAAGAVLASGTTTARGVDEASGQNVQTLDFSSYRTPGSGLTLTVDGETSHPFDISGTLYNQLRSDSLQFFYAQRSGIAIDGDLIGDEYARPAGHLDVAPNQGDTNVPCQPGVCDYSLDVRGGWYDAGDHGKYVVNGGIATYQLLNTFERTKTAATAAGGAALADSTLRVPERGNAVPDILDEARWELEFLLRMQVPAGKPLAGMVHHKIHDRNWTGLPLAPEDDPQPRELHAPSTAATLNLAATAAQCARLYAPYDAAFAARCGTAAKTAYSAAKAHPAVYASPTDGTGGGAYDDSNVTDEFYWAAAELYLTTGAQTYLTDLTASPHHTGDVFDSRGFGWQSVAALGRLDLATVPNGLPTADVTRIRASVTAAADAYLAELRRQAYGLPMPGDANSYFWGGNSNVINNAVVLATAFDLTRNPVYRDGAVQAMDYIFGRNALNISYVTGWGEHAAQNQHSRIFGHQLDPSMPRPPAGSIAGGPNAALQDPFVAKLLAGCEPMFCYVDDINSYSTNEVAINWNSALAWISSFLADQGDAGAVPATTCSVSYSNYGTWQGGTGFTAQLTIKNTGTTAVNGWSVRFAFTGDQRIREAWLAKVTQAGATVTAKDESHNAKIAPGGTVTFGFNATTSGGANPNPGLVTVNGGACSLS, from the coding sequence GTGACGCCACACCGACGCCGCCTCCTACTGGCTGCGGCGACCACACTGGCCCTCACCGGCGCGGGTGCCGGCGCGGCCTACGCCGCCCCACCCCCGGATGCCCCCGAACAGATCGAGAACGGCGACTTCAGCGCCGGTGTGAGCCCCTGGTTCTCCTACGGCACCGACGCGCTCACGGTGACCGACGGCCGGCTCTGCACCACCGTCCCCGGTGGGCTTGCCAACCCGTGGGACGCCGGCATCGGCCAGGACGGCGTGCCGCTCATCGCCGGCGCCGAATACACCCTCGGCTTCGACATCTCCGCCACTCCCGGCACCGCCGTCAAGGCGGTGTTGCAACTCGGCAGCGCCCCCTACACGACCTACGCCGCAGTGGACGCCGCCGCCACCGGCACCGCCCAGCGGTTCGAGCAGACCTTCACCGTCCCGGACGACAACTCCGGTGCCCAGCTGATCTTCCAGGTCGGCGGCAGCGCCGCGGCGCAGACAGTCTGCCTCGACGACGTGTCGCTGCGCGGCGGCGAACCCCCTGAGCCGTACGTGCCGGACACCGGGCCACGGGTACGCGTCAACCAGGTCGGCTACCTGCCCGGCGGGCCGAAGAACGCCACAGTGGTCACGGAGGCCACCGAGCCGCTGCCGTGGCAGCTGCGCTCGGCCGCCGGCGCCGTCCTGGCCAGCGGCACCACCACAGCGCGGGGCGTCGACGAAGCCTCCGGGCAGAACGTGCAGACCCTCGACTTCTCCAGCTACCGCACGCCCGGCAGCGGGCTGACGCTCACCGTGGACGGTGAGACCAGCCACCCGTTCGACATCTCCGGCACCCTCTACAACCAGCTGCGCTCCGACTCGCTGCAGTTCTTCTACGCCCAGCGCAGCGGCATCGCCATCGACGGCGACCTGATCGGCGACGAGTACGCCCGCCCCGCCGGTCACCTCGACGTGGCCCCCAACCAGGGCGACACCAACGTGCCGTGCCAGCCGGGCGTCTGCGACTACTCGCTGGACGTGCGCGGCGGCTGGTACGACGCCGGCGACCACGGCAAGTACGTGGTCAACGGCGGCATCGCCACCTACCAGCTGCTGAACACCTTCGAGCGGACCAAGACGGCGGCCACCGCGGCCGGCGGCGCCGCGCTGGCAGACAGCACGCTGCGGGTGCCCGAGCGCGGCAACGCCGTGCCGGACATCCTCGACGAGGCCCGCTGGGAGCTGGAGTTCCTGCTGCGCATGCAGGTCCCCGCCGGAAAGCCGCTCGCCGGAATGGTCCACCACAAGATCCACGACCGGAACTGGACGGGCCTGCCGCTCGCCCCGGAGGACGACCCGCAGCCGCGCGAGCTGCACGCGCCGTCGACGGCTGCCACCCTCAACCTCGCCGCCACCGCCGCCCAGTGCGCGCGGCTCTACGCCCCCTACGACGCGGCGTTCGCGGCCCGCTGCGGCACTGCCGCGAAGACGGCCTACAGCGCCGCCAAGGCACACCCTGCGGTGTACGCCAGCCCGACCGACGGCACGGGCGGCGGCGCGTACGACGACAGCAACGTCACCGACGAGTTCTACTGGGCGGCGGCCGAGCTGTACCTCACCACCGGGGCGCAGACCTACCTGACCGACCTGACCGCCTCGCCGCACCACACCGGGGACGTGTTCGACAGCCGTGGCTTCGGCTGGCAGAGCGTCGCCGCGCTGGGCCGCCTCGACCTGGCCACAGTGCCCAACGGGCTGCCCACCGCCGACGTGACCCGGATCCGCGCCTCGGTCACCGCCGCCGCCGACGCGTACCTCGCCGAGCTGCGCCGGCAGGCGTACGGGCTGCCGATGCCCGGTGACGCCAACAGCTACTTCTGGGGCGGCAACAGCAACGTCATCAACAACGCCGTGGTGCTGGCCACCGCGTTCGACCTGACCCGCAACCCCGTCTACCGCGACGGTGCCGTGCAGGCCATGGACTACATCTTCGGTCGCAACGCCCTGAACATCTCCTACGTCACCGGCTGGGGCGAGCACGCCGCCCAGAACCAGCACAGCCGGATCTTCGGCCACCAGCTCGACCCCAGCATGCCCCGACCGCCCGCCGGCTCCATCGCCGGTGGCCCGAACGCGGCCCTCCAGGACCCGTTCGTGGCGAAGTTGCTCGCCGGCTGCGAGCCGATGTTCTGCTACGTCGACGACATCAACTCGTACTCCACGAACGAGGTGGCGATCAACTGGAACTCGGCGCTGGCGTGGATCTCCTCGTTCCTTGCCGACCAGGGCGACGCCGGTGCGGTGCCGGCCACCACGTGCTCGGTGAGCTACAGCAACTACGGCACCTGGCAGGGCGGCACCGGATTCACCGCGCAGTTGACCATCAAGAACACCGGCACCACGGCGGTCAACGGCTGGAGCGTGCGGTTCGCGTTCACCGGCGACCAGCGTATCCGTGAGGCGTGGCTGGCAAAGGTCACCCAGGCCGGCGCGACGGTGACCGCGAAGGACGAGTCGCACAACGCCAAGATTGCTCCCGGCGGCACTGTGACGTTCGGCTTCAACGCGACCACATCGGGCGGGGCCAACCCCAACCCGGGCCTGGTCACCGTCAACGGCGGGGCCTGCTCACTGAGCTGA